The genomic interval GTGCCTCATACGAGCGAAATTACAGTAGATGTAGTCGGGAGAAAACCTTCAAAATAAATCGTCAAAAATTATATTTATCAAAAAATGAAGCATTTGCAGATTATAAAAAAATAATTACTACATTGCAGACTTAATTATTAATACATAATACAATGCAAGAAGGAACAGTAAAATTTTTCAATGTAACTAAAGGTTTTGGATTTATCGTACCAGCGAATGGCGATAGCGAAATTTTTGTACATTCAACAGGCCTTATCGATGAAATCCGTGAAAAC from Pedobacter sp. WC2423 carries:
- a CDS encoding cold-shock protein, with protein sequence MQEGTVKFFNVTKGFGFIVPANGDSEIFVHSTGLIDEIRENDKVEYDVESGKKGLNAINVKVI